A window of Chanos chanos chromosome 15, fChaCha1.1, whole genome shotgun sequence genomic DNA:
ATTGAAATGCTGCTAGTATATCAGTGGAAGAAGAAAGTATGAAATTGTACCTGTGTGGAcagctgagggggaaaaaaaacgtttccTCACATATATGCAATTGGAGGACTTGtctgaagaacaacaaaaaaaaagtcttcttttAAAAGGGTTTGCTTCAGATGGGGACTGAATTATGTTGACATGTTAAAGGgtgttttatgaaaaaaaaaatagagctaTCTATTTGATGGAGTCTGAACAGCTGACGTGTTTTTAAAGCCGGATGTGTTACTGAGGCTCATGTTTATCACCGTTTGCACGTTCATTCATAGCACCTGCTACACTTCAATTAGGACCATTCTCTTAGATAGACAAAGGCCTTACTGCACCCACACGGTCCACTGTCTCACAGCAAAATGACTgtgacatgaacacacacacacacacacagacacacacacacacatacacacacacacacatacacacgcacacacacgcacacgcacacgcacacacacacacacaaaatgtatacTTACGTTTCTCTGTGATGATACCGAATGTATCACATGCATTCACAgtaatttcagtcattttaataatGCATAATTAATCCAACCAATTACAGTTCTCGTAACGAGTGATCCTTTGAAGACAAATGGCTGAACAATAAGCTTTTCTTACCCCCTTCTAGATTTATTACATATTGATTGACCTGCACTAATTGTATCTAATTTAGAAAAATTGAaaattcattgttttgtctgtaaaaaCTGTGGAAATAGCCATGAAAATTGAATTCTGTCACAGCGTGAAATAATGCCCTTCCCAAGTGCTATGGAGGTTCACAAAGTCAATTTAGTCCACGTTACAGTTAGGGGaagatgttctctctctattactGTCCCAcgacaaacactgtgtgtgtgtgagtgtgtgtgtgtgtgtgtgtaaaaaaagtGCCACCCACAGTCACCAGATGCATGCTTTAAAGCACTGtgtaagaacacagagagatgtaTTCCTGTCGAAACCACCTGCTTTCCATTAATACAAAGACTTTGACCTGACATGtcaatgtttttctctgaattATTTGTGGACCTCCATAAGAtataagatttaaaaaaaaacaaaaaaaaacaacttgtacATAATTATTCTATGCATGAAAGTTTATGAACTCAAAATGATCACTCAGGTTTTTATGGTACAATGCTTATGTGCCATGTGTTATGCTCAGAACGATAGTGAACAGTTTGGAATGAACTCAATGTTGTGCCAATGACTCAATCagtccctttctgtctctctcaaaagtAACTCAACCTAATTCACTTAGTTTACAAAGAAGGAAACAAAGTGGgattgagttgagttgagtttaGTTCCATGTCCATGGGAAAGAATGTTTCAACTGGTGTGTATCTGAATGAAGGAAGGGATAGCTCAAACCATGTAAAGGTTGTGAAAAGAGACATTTAAGATATTTATGTCATAGTAAGATTGTATAACATAAACAAGCTTCTGGTAGAGGGAATGTCACTTATCATTAAAACATTGAtataggtttttgttttcttaatggACCAGAAATGTAGTTTTGATACTTGTTTGATTGACGTCTCCTCCAGTCTGTTCCTGATGGGAAGATGACGCTTGGTTTTCTGaccgtttttatttttttttagagagagagctggCGCATGCATGTATGATTAATGAGTTTAGAATGTTCAGAGAAAATTATTTGACTGCTTTGACATGTTAAAGGGCACttgaaatatttataataaaatacatttgatgTATTTCTGGCGGGTTGGTTTCAACGATCATTGACGTACAACATCAGGTTGAGTCTTTGTAGCAtaactgatttttgttttgtcaccattcctcattattttttttatttttttagaaaatGTCACTATTGCCGTTCTTTCCTtcatcatgctttttttttttaccgacaGTCGCCGAACTGTCTCCGGTTCAAGGTTCATAGTTCGCCTGATGAGGTCAGTGTGTCCTTCCACACGTGTTTTCCAGCGTCTTCTGATCAGTCTGCGAGAGCGTCACTAAGCCGTAACATAGGAGTGAAGGGACCTGAGCCATAGCACCACATTTTCCTGCATAACTACAACCATGTTCAAATCTCTAACTCGTGCGATTAACATCGCAGCTCGATTAACAAACAAGACAGCTACAGCTTCCAGCACCCGGGCTTTGGAGCCGCTTGTCACCTCGGCGTTATGCCCCCCAAACTCAGCCTCAAGCCGGCCCTTCACCCGCTCCATCTGGATGATGTGCAACAACGGGGCTTCTTCTGGTTATAGGCCTAGTTTACTTACTCCTAAAGGTGTACTACCATCTGTTTCATGTGGTTGTGGAGGTCTTCATACAGAAGGTAAGTAGTTTTCCAGCCTTGTAAAATTAATAGGTGATGTAACATTGCGAGAGCTTGGAGGTTTCGCATTTGGGTAGCGTTAGCTAATGGCTAGCACCTGAGAGCCGGAGAAACTTTATAACACGCCGTGAGTGACCGTAACTTCACTTACGCAACTTTGCGTGGTGTGCGACGTGTATTCAGACACTTGTAAAGtgatattttgttattttgtgccTATAGATTGACAGCGGTAGCTAACCTATAGGCTAATCCTGTCCAAGCTAGTTATCCAGCATGAGAATCAAGCATCATGACGCTAAAGATGTGTTGAAGTTATCTTTGATAAGTAAAGATGATGAGAAGAAATTTAAATTCCATTTGTTATTGATCTCTATTCATTCTGAAGTATATTGCGATCAGTAACATCAGCCCCCTCGGACGATCTGTGTAGTTTAGTTATAATTTCATCATTATCTACTTTAGCGGTTGACCTTGGAAATGGACCAGTAGAAGGGCTGCAGGTTATATACAGCACGGGAGCTAAACGTCTTTTTCGCCCCCCTCTGATTGGATTCTTTGAAATGGTACTGTTTTCAAGCGTACATTTACTGTTTCTTGCAACTGCTATAATTGTAATTCATTCGAGTGCTTTCTTTAGGTGACAAAGCATTTGCAGAATTCCTATCAGATGAaatcaaagaagaaaagaaaattcagaaaAGTAAAACTCTGCCCAAGATGTCCGGAGGATGGGAGTTGGAACTGAACGGCACAGAAGCCAAACTTATTCGTTCCATTTCAGGTGACAGGTAAGAGAAACAAACTGCTAGATCAGATAATGTTTGCATAGAATAGACTATTTTTCACCGAACCGTGTCTCGTGTGAATGTGACAACGTTTGACTGGTCTTACGGTCCAAATGAGCTCTTTAACACGCCTGTCCTTATTCAGAGTGACCGTCACATTCAACATTAACAACAGCATCCCGCCTAACATGGAGGAGGAGCCAGAGCAGGGGCAGAAGTCAGCTGAAAACGAGGtattcacattttcattcaaagcGCATAAAGTGTGTTGTAGCATGAATGATGTAATCGATCACATCCTTTATCCTCAAAGTTGCTattattttgcctgtttgtgtaatatgtgtacgtgtatatacACATGGATTCATTCATTTGCGCTCAAATGCAAAAGACACAGTTAGCTCCTTTTATTCAGGTACTGTTTTGTGAGTGtatatttttgtctctctttgcaGCCAGAAATTGTGTCAACGCCGAACTTTGTCGTAGAAGTGATTAAACAGTCAGCAAAGCACGCTCTGGTGTTTGACTGTCATTTCCCTGAGGACGAGGTACACCAGTCTTATCTGTTTGTCCCTGATTTTACAGTTACAATAGTAATTACAGATTTAACTACCAATCATGCCTGGGATCGTTTTAACGGTCAAAAACGATCTTGTCAATTAAGCGAAATactacatgttttttttttttttaaattaatatcacTCATTTTTTTATGTCCTGGAGGAGTAACAGACTGCGTTGTTCTGGATAGCTCATGGTTTTTCTATTTAGCATATATAAATGCATATATTGCCCCATTCTATATAAGCAATAAAGCTATACTTTATGAACTTGGAGCTGATTTTTCAAGCAtatttttgctctctgtgtgctcAGATTGCTCatggtgagggagaggaggagagcgaTATCTTTGCCATCCGGGAGGTGAGCTTCCAGCCAGAGGGAGACGCTGAGTGGAAGGAGACTAGctacacactcaacacagacTCCCTGGATTGGGTAAGATCTCTTTTGTCCTCTGTGCCTGTGCTGTATGGCTGTGGGAGTGTCTAGTGAgagtttactttaaaaaaaaaaagtgggcgGGATCAGAATGCATAAACGGAAATGCATAGAGATGTAAACTGTAAGCTGATTGGGtatggatggggggggggggggtcagggaagtcatgcaaaatgaatgaacgaatgaatgaatgaatgtaccTGCATAATACATGTCTATATTTTAGTCCAAAGTATCATCACGTATTTGCGTTTTGCATCAGTTTATGAAAAGGACCTTAAggctttgacctttgaccctccCCCTCAGGCCCTGTACGATCATCTCATGGATTTCCTGGCCGACCGCGGCGTGGACAACACCTTCGCCGACGAGCTGATCGAACTGAGCACGGCTCTGGAGCATCAGGAGTACATCAAATTCCTGGAGGAGCTAAGCGGCTTCATCAAATGCAACTGATGacccccccctttccctttcGACTCTCTCCCCTCGGATAGATCGGAATAATTACcgtaaagacaaaaaaaaaaaaaccccacaaaaatgtcaaaacaaacttttttttttatttaatgtaatttacatTTATAGTACAGTCTGTtaagtacaaacaaacagagttcTGGTACTCGACCTGTATTCAGATCCTGTATTCTTTTTCGGAACATTCTTctggccaaaagaaaaaaaaaaaaaaaagagagatcagtGTTCTaaatggaaggagaaaaaaaaagcaaactggctgcagttttttttttctcaaaagcaAGACTGTCAGGAATGAGACAATAACTTAACAGAAGGATGGATGGCACTTTGTCTATGAATCTCTGTATGAAACCCTCTGTACAAAATGTGtaataaatgtttgataaatcaATAACTGACTGTTCATTTTGCCAGCACGCACTGAAGTTTTtcttgtcataaaaaaaaaaaatgattgtagGGTTTTGCAATTAAATTCTTTTTCCGTTTaatgaaattataaaataattcGTTAACTTCTCACAAAAACAGTTGCAGTATAGGGTCTAACAACCAGCAAAACACTTAAACCACCAACAGTGCTTTCAGTTCTACCAAATAACAGCATATATAACCAGAGGAAAATCAGATTGATTTCTACTGTAAAACACTATTCATCTTCCACTGGAGTTGGAGTCGACACTATACTGGGAGCCACACTGCTAATCACTACACAGTCTCATCTTCAATCCCAATGAGCCAGTAGATCCCAAAATAACTCACATATGTTGTTTGTTCAtgcagcccccacccccccccccccccctctatcaacccaccccctcccaccaccaaaaaaatcaaagtgtgaGAAAGCTCACTACATGTCACGTGACCACGATTCAGCGTTATTACAAAGTTCTTCACAAACGCGCTCATCAACACTAACGAAGGACCTGATTGGTTGAAAATACCCAACGTTCCAAGAGAGGTTTGGGGAGTTAACGCTAAGGTGACGTTCCTCTGTGTCACAGACCGTCCAAATGTACCTGTGTTTCTGGCTTGAGTCACCATAAAGGTGTTTTAAAACGATAGGATATGTCTTTAttatttcacagaaataaaacatacaaacgagtttaaaaataaacagcttaTGTTAATACGGGAGGCTGTTCCGTCATGATCAGCCCAGGACACACAGGACTCATCTGACAGATCACAGAACGACTGACAGGTAATCACAGACCtgtgagagtgaagagagagaacaaattaGTCATTTTTTCACAGATAGCACTGATTAACGCGCATATGTGTGACTTTACTGGGTATAAGTGAACTCCCTGTGCGTGTATATATGACGGATTAATGTATGGTCAGTTAAAAATTAACAGCTGTCTTTCACCACAAAACAAGGAGAGACAAACTAGTTACTCCGTGGTTAGCCTTATGTGACCTCACATGCCAAAGAGGCCCAGTCACGTCCTTAAAACACGACTGACACTCAGTTACGACAAATCGCTGACAAACAAGACTCAGAAGGACCAGTCGGTCAAACTATTTTAGTGAGCACAAATTAAAACTGCCTGATATCACGtcctgaggtgaaaaaaaaaaaaaaattggggggcagaagaggacagacagagaactctctgtaaaaaaaaaaaaaaaaaaaaaaaaaaaaaaagagtgaactgTTCCTGGCAAAGGAAGGGTTAAAGGCTAAAGCTAAAGGGGGGGCGGGGTTACCTGGCAGCTGATCATGAGATTGGCTGAGCCGTCCGTGTTGGGCGTGACACTGAACACAGGGTTGCGCAGACACTCCTCCATGTGTTCGGTCAGTCTGGTCTCCAGCAGGCGCTGCAGCACCTCCGCGGTCACGTTCCTGCCCTGTGGGAACGGAGAGACACAACGTTACTGAGATGAAACGACATtctacaagaaaacaaacaaacaaacaaacagacaaacaaacaaaaataacctgTCGGGTGTTAAAATTAAGCTTCAAAAGAAGCTGGGGAGACTGACCGATGTTCAAACAGGCAGGATAAGTGAACAGAGTGTAAAATCAAGCACTGACtatgaaaatattataaatgatgtGCGATTAGGCCTAGATGCAGTTAGAAtatatgatgaaaaaaaaggcagacaatCACTGATCTAATAGTTGAGGTCTTGCTCAGAGATGAACTGGCTGAGCTTTTAAAATGTCAGgcgatgtttgtttttttttattgagtacAGAGTGTACAGGATGTCAttctgttgagagagagagtgtgagagagagagagagagagagagagagtgttggaaATGTCAGGTTTCTGATGGGACTGAGTTCATACCACTGTGTTGATGTACAGGCCACAAGGACAAGACGTAAAATGGCTGTTCACTGTCAGcttgtttctgtaaaaaaacaaaacaaaacaaaaacaaaaacaaacaaaaaaaaaaaagaacacacacatcagaactgggtgaagggaaaaaatgtaaaacactcAAAATTTCAACATCCAGTTTGATGTACGATGTGGACCAATGACGCAGATGGTACAATTATGCAGTGCTTTTTAATGTTTAGACCAAGAGTGGAATCGCTAACAATGATTCTAGACAAGGATGTCACAAGAACCGACACATCGGCACCAAGTCGATGCCAAAAATTCAGAAAACGTACcggtatttattttttaactatTCGGCAGAACTGATT
This region includes:
- the c1qbp gene encoding complement component 1 Q subcomponent-binding protein, mitochondrial isoform X2 translates to MFKSLTRAINIAARLTNKTATASTSSRPFTRSIWMMCNNGASSGYRPSLLTPKGVLPSVSCGCGGLHTEGDKAFAEFLSDEIKEEKKIQKSKTLPKMSGGWELELNGTEAKLIRSISGDRVTVTFNINNSIPPNMEEEPEQGQKSAENEPEIVSTPNFVVEVIKQSAKHALVFDCHFPEDEIAHGEGEEESDIFAIREVSFQPEGDAEWKETSYTLNTDSLDWALYDHLMDFLADRGVDNTFADELIELSTALEHQEYIKFLEELSGFIKCN
- the c1qbp gene encoding complement component 1 Q subcomponent-binding protein, mitochondrial isoform X1: MFKSLTRAINIAARLTNKTATASSTRALEPLVTSALCPPNSASSRPFTRSIWMMCNNGASSGYRPSLLTPKGVLPSVSCGCGGLHTEGDKAFAEFLSDEIKEEKKIQKSKTLPKMSGGWELELNGTEAKLIRSISGDRVTVTFNINNSIPPNMEEEPEQGQKSAENEPEIVSTPNFVVEVIKQSAKHALVFDCHFPEDEIAHGEGEEESDIFAIREVSFQPEGDAEWKETSYTLNTDSLDWALYDHLMDFLADRGVDNTFADELIELSTALEHQEYIKFLEELSGFIKCN